The following are from one region of the Litorilinea aerophila genome:
- a CDS encoding Gfo/Idh/MocA family protein: MSTKHRVAIIGCGGMSRNHIRGYLNCGRYEIVAMADLEESAMEEVDQQFNLSTRHYTDAREMLAQERPDVVSICTWHAGHATWTIAAAAFKPKAILCEKPMADTVGRAEQMMIACRRNNVKLAIAHQRRFLPAYTLARDLIAQGAIGQVQLIQSFGGAGLPNYSSHQTDMYRYLLGDDECEWVMGNIERKTDQYERNTRIEDCAVGVFQFRSGARALLLSDLVPNYYQGALIYGSQGMINLTTENLQLMNQETGGRWELHQPDGKFFTVAELGRRFEWDEAGAAQADELADWIEGKIDTHRGEAQNGYKALQMIHAIYESARCHEKVIMPLQTRLNPLDLMVESGHLAPQRPGRYDIRAFLLRGERMTADTEGAQLPE, encoded by the coding sequence ATGTCCACCAAACACCGTGTTGCCATCATCGGCTGCGGCGGTATGTCCCGCAACCACATCCGCGGCTACCTGAACTGTGGCCGCTACGAGATCGTGGCCATGGCCGACCTGGAAGAGTCGGCCATGGAGGAGGTCGACCAGCAGTTCAACCTGTCCACCCGTCACTACACCGACGCCCGGGAGATGCTGGCCCAGGAGCGGCCGGACGTGGTCTCCATCTGCACCTGGCACGCGGGCCACGCCACGTGGACCATCGCCGCGGCTGCCTTCAAGCCCAAGGCCATCCTCTGCGAAAAGCCCATGGCCGACACCGTGGGCCGGGCCGAGCAGATGATGATTGCCTGCCGGCGCAACAACGTGAAGCTGGCCATCGCCCACCAGCGCCGCTTCCTGCCGGCCTACACCCTGGCCCGGGACCTCATCGCCCAGGGCGCCATCGGCCAGGTGCAGCTCATCCAGAGCTTCGGCGGCGCCGGCCTGCCCAACTACAGCTCCCACCAGACCGACATGTACCGCTACCTCCTGGGCGACGACGAGTGCGAATGGGTGATGGGCAACATCGAGCGCAAGACCGACCAGTACGAGCGCAACACCCGCATCGAAGATTGCGCGGTGGGCGTCTTCCAGTTTCGCAGCGGCGCCCGGGCCCTGCTCCTCAGCGACCTGGTGCCCAACTACTACCAGGGCGCGCTCATCTACGGCAGCCAGGGGATGATCAACCTGACTACGGAAAACCTGCAGCTGATGAACCAGGAGACCGGCGGCCGCTGGGAGCTCCACCAGCCCGATGGGAAGTTCTTCACCGTGGCCGAGCTGGGCCGGCGTTTCGAATGGGACGAGGCCGGGGCTGCCCAGGCCGACGAGCTGGCCGACTGGATCGAGGGCAAGATCGACACCCACCGGGGCGAAGCCCAGAACGGCTACAAGGCCCTCCAGATGATCCACGCCATCTACGAATCGGCCCGCTGCCACGAGAAGGTCATCATGCCCCTGCAGACCCGGCTCAACCCCCTGGATCTGATGGTGGAGTCCGGCCACCTGGCGCCCCAGCGGCCGGGCCGCTACGACATCCGCGCCTTCCTGCTGCGGGGCGAACGCATGACCGCGGACACCGAGGGCGCCCAGCTTCCGGAGTGA
- a CDS encoding Gfo/Idh/MocA family protein, with amino-acid sequence MDPIRMAQYGTKHGHAAGKLLAMLNNPDVELAGVYEPDPERRAALMAEPGPFQEVRWFDHKEELLDDPTIVAVASEGLNAESLDQTEELVAAGKHVWYDKPAGDNWPQWQRVVAQARQKGLHIQMGYMFRYHHGFRQVAEWARSGLLGHVFAIRAHMSTHLTVAQRAVISQHAGGIFYDLAGHMLDQIVWILGRPQKVTAFLRNDSGLVPAFRDNTLGVFEFERALAYVDIAAMEPRPMARRFEVYGDRGSAIIVDPFEPARTLRLCLEEAAGGYEQGEHFLPLPPQTRQEMYQAELIAFLATIRGHQLPDRPLDHELLVQETLLRATGGI; translated from the coding sequence ATGGATCCCATCCGCATGGCCCAATACGGGACAAAGCATGGCCACGCCGCGGGCAAGCTGCTGGCCATGTTGAACAACCCGGACGTGGAGCTGGCCGGCGTCTACGAGCCGGACCCGGAACGGCGGGCTGCCCTGATGGCCGAGCCGGGTCCGTTCCAGGAGGTCCGCTGGTTCGACCACAAGGAGGAACTGCTGGACGACCCCACCATCGTGGCTGTGGCCTCCGAGGGGCTGAACGCCGAGAGCCTGGACCAGACTGAGGAGCTCGTAGCCGCGGGCAAGCACGTCTGGTACGACAAGCCGGCCGGCGACAACTGGCCCCAGTGGCAGCGTGTCGTCGCCCAGGCGCGCCAGAAGGGCCTCCACATTCAGATGGGCTACATGTTCCGCTATCACCACGGCTTCCGGCAGGTGGCGGAATGGGCCCGGTCGGGGCTGTTGGGCCATGTCTTCGCCATCCGCGCCCACATGTCCACCCACCTCACCGTGGCCCAGCGAGCGGTGATCAGCCAGCACGCCGGGGGGATCTTTTATGACCTGGCCGGCCATATGCTGGACCAGATCGTCTGGATCCTGGGGCGGCCCCAGAAGGTGACCGCGTTTCTGCGCAACGACAGCGGCCTGGTGCCCGCGTTCCGGGACAACACCCTGGGGGTCTTCGAGTTCGAACGGGCCCTGGCCTACGTGGACATCGCTGCCATGGAACCCCGCCCCATGGCCCGCCGCTTCGAGGTCTACGGTGACCGGGGCAGCGCCATCATCGTGGATCCCTTCGAGCCGGCCCGAACTTTACGCCTCTGCCTGGAAGAGGCGGCCGGCGGTTACGAGCAGGGCGAGCACTTCCTCCCCCTGCCCCCCCAGACCCGTCAGGAGATGTACCAGGCGGAGCTGATCGCCTTCCTGGCCACCATCCGCGGTCACCAGCTGCCGGACCGTCCCCTGGATCACGAGCTGCTGGTCCAGGAGACCCTGCTCCGGGCCACAGGCGGCATCTGA
- a CDS encoding Gfo/Idh/MocA family oxidoreductase — protein MERIPLAIVGCGGMGHRHLYGLAELHRAGLSRFDLVAACDPVADNANSLADQAAEFFGRRPAVVADMADLVPLGVAAVDITTTPRHHHTLGVTALEHGWHAMIEKPVGLTVRACNRIRQAAAHRGLVVSVAENYRRDPINRLARALLDAGIIGTPRFMVHNTVGGGNQMLISVWRHMKDQSGVLLDVGVHYADMMEYFMGPITSVYAQVRLHEPVRHNPAGAGEEPQASPAGVYTRWQKQMPADFEVTAEDAVYATVNFASGAVGQYIEDHAGHGKGLWSRLIYGSLGSLDLPHDRSGHPITLYREQGRQVVDDGRLLDLVPDFHLNRATATLFGGDRLWRYDFPFAETDRKLIAVEYDDFAGAILGEHPIDVDLDQGTRSVAVSYAMLESGVAGRPVTLDEVLNEQVDAYQREINEGLGL, from the coding sequence ATGGAACGCATTCCGTTAGCAATTGTGGGCTGTGGTGGGATGGGCCACCGCCACCTGTACGGCCTGGCCGAACTGCACCGGGCCGGTCTCTCCCGCTTTGACCTGGTGGCCGCGTGCGACCCGGTGGCGGACAACGCCAACTCCCTGGCCGATCAGGCCGCGGAGTTCTTCGGACGGCGGCCGGCCGTGGTGGCGGACATGGCCGATCTGGTCCCCCTGGGCGTCGCGGCGGTGGACATCACCACCACGCCCCGCCACCATCACACCCTGGGCGTGACCGCCCTGGAGCACGGCTGGCACGCCATGATCGAGAAGCCGGTGGGCCTGACGGTGCGGGCCTGCAACCGGATCCGGCAGGCCGCGGCCCACAGGGGGCTGGTGGTGAGCGTGGCCGAGAACTACCGGCGGGATCCCATCAATCGGCTGGCCAGAGCCCTGCTGGATGCGGGCATCATCGGCACGCCCCGCTTCATGGTGCACAACACCGTGGGCGGCGGCAACCAGATGCTCATCTCCGTCTGGCGGCACATGAAGGATCAGAGTGGCGTCCTGCTGGATGTGGGCGTCCACTATGCGGATATGATGGAGTATTTCATGGGGCCCATCACCAGCGTCTACGCCCAGGTGCGTCTGCACGAGCCGGTGCGCCACAACCCCGCCGGCGCAGGGGAAGAGCCCCAGGCCAGCCCTGCGGGGGTCTACACCCGCTGGCAGAAGCAGATGCCCGCGGATTTCGAAGTGACGGCCGAGGATGCGGTCTACGCCACGGTCAACTTCGCCAGCGGCGCGGTGGGCCAGTACATCGAGGATCACGCCGGCCATGGCAAGGGCCTCTGGTCTCGCCTGATTTATGGCTCCCTGGGCTCGCTGGACCTGCCCCACGACCGCAGCGGCCATCCCATCACCCTGTACCGGGAACAGGGGCGCCAGGTGGTGGATGACGGCCGCCTGCTGGATCTGGTGCCGGACTTTCACCTGAACCGGGCCACGGCTACCCTCTTTGGGGGCGACCGCCTCTGGCGCTACGATTTCCCCTTCGCCGAGACCGACCGCAAGCTCATCGCCGTGGAGTACGACGACTTCGCCGGCGCCATCCTGGGCGAGCATCCCATCGATGTGGACCTGGACCAGGGGACCCGCTCCGTTGCGGTTTCCTACGCCATGCTGGAGTCGGGCGTGGCCGGTCGTCCGGTGACCCTGGACGAGGTGCTGAACGAGCAGGTGGATGCATATCAGCGGGAGATCAACGAGGGGCTGGGCCTTTGA
- a CDS encoding chloride channel protein, whose translation MKANGLWTALPIRWLDRWLPSEVPLLAGAAILVGLGAGGSVWLFKYLIEVATAFSFGWLAEQLLQPWGSWTVALVPVLGGLVVGLIVHFFVGVERHHGVAGIIESVALAGGRLRYWRIPAKALASVVSIGSGASVGPEDPSVQIGAGFGSMFGQLFRLSDERVRALVAGGAAAGIAAAFNAPIAGVFFSLELLLGELNGNAWGTIILASFVSAVFTQAVSGPQPAFHIPAYAFHSIGELPLYLGLGLVAGPIAALYVRLLYTFQDLFHLWHVPRWCKPMAAGLVVGLVGIWLPQLFGVGYGTIEAILAGQDLAIGLLLALLVGKLILTPVSIGGGFLGGVFAPSLFVGAVLGGAYGLVCEQLFPGLPLAPPAFAMVGMAAVLAGAVHAPLTAIILLFEMTNDYRIILPLMFAVTVSILVSQRLQRDSVYTLGLARHGIRIERGRDVEVLEAITVGEVMQRTPVLLFEDDTLEEATDKLMEIRAHGLPVLNRDGELTGILTVQDIERAQTAGKTRVSEACTRELVVAYPDESLAVALRRMGVRDIGRLPVVDRDNPRRLLGVLRRTDVIRAYDLALTRREALRHRAHQVRLGAVSGLNVEEIRIGQGAPCAGRRVSEVPWPRDSVIATLRRKRKTLIPHGDTVLQPGDILAVVAEGEALQEVRSLCGDGGAAHRNGRK comes from the coding sequence ATGAAAGCAAACGGTCTGTGGACGGCGCTGCCCATACGTTGGCTGGACCGCTGGCTCCCCAGCGAGGTGCCCTTGCTGGCCGGTGCCGCCATCCTGGTGGGCCTGGGGGCTGGCGGCAGCGTCTGGCTCTTCAAGTATCTAATCGAGGTGGCGACAGCTTTTTCCTTTGGGTGGCTGGCCGAGCAGCTTTTACAGCCCTGGGGATCGTGGACGGTGGCGCTGGTGCCCGTGCTGGGCGGGCTGGTGGTGGGCTTGATCGTCCACTTCTTTGTCGGGGTCGAACGCCACCATGGGGTGGCGGGGATCATCGAATCGGTGGCTCTGGCCGGGGGACGGCTGCGCTACTGGCGCATTCCGGCCAAGGCCCTGGCATCGGTGGTTTCCATCGGCAGCGGCGCATCGGTCGGCCCGGAAGATCCCTCGGTCCAGATCGGCGCGGGCTTTGGCTCCATGTTTGGCCAGCTCTTCCGGCTCTCCGATGAGCGGGTGCGGGCGCTGGTGGCGGGCGGCGCGGCAGCCGGCATCGCCGCGGCTTTCAACGCGCCCATCGCCGGCGTCTTCTTCTCCCTGGAGCTGTTGCTGGGGGAGCTCAACGGCAACGCGTGGGGGACCATCATCCTGGCCTCCTTCGTCTCGGCCGTCTTCACCCAGGCGGTCTCTGGTCCCCAGCCGGCCTTCCACATCCCAGCCTATGCCTTTCACTCCATCGGGGAGCTGCCCCTGTACCTGGGGCTGGGGCTGGTGGCCGGGCCCATTGCGGCGCTGTACGTTCGCCTCTTGTATACCTTCCAGGATTTGTTCCACCTGTGGCACGTGCCCCGCTGGTGTAAGCCCATGGCCGCGGGGCTGGTGGTGGGGCTGGTGGGCATCTGGTTGCCCCAACTCTTCGGCGTGGGCTATGGCACCATCGAGGCCATCCTGGCCGGCCAGGATCTGGCCATCGGCCTGCTGTTGGCCCTGCTGGTAGGCAAGCTCATCCTGACGCCGGTGAGCATCGGCGGTGGGTTTTTGGGCGGCGTCTTTGCCCCCTCCCTCTTCGTGGGGGCGGTGCTGGGCGGCGCCTATGGCCTGGTCTGTGAGCAGCTTTTCCCTGGGCTTCCGTTGGCGCCGCCGGCCTTCGCCATGGTGGGCATGGCCGCGGTGCTGGCCGGTGCGGTCCATGCGCCGCTGACGGCCATCATCCTGCTCTTTGAGATGACCAACGACTACCGCATCATCCTGCCCTTGATGTTTGCCGTCACCGTCAGCATCCTGGTTTCCCAGCGGCTGCAGCGGGATTCGGTCTACACCTTGGGGCTGGCCCGCCACGGGATTCGCATCGAGCGGGGGCGGGACGTGGAGGTGCTGGAAGCCATCACCGTGGGCGAAGTCATGCAGCGGACGCCTGTCCTGCTCTTCGAAGATGATACCCTGGAAGAAGCCACTGACAAGCTCATGGAAATTCGTGCCCATGGGCTACCCGTGTTGAATCGGGACGGTGAGCTCACCGGCATTTTGACCGTGCAGGACATCGAGCGGGCCCAGACCGCGGGTAAGACCCGGGTCAGCGAGGCCTGCACCCGGGAGCTGGTGGTGGCGTATCCGGATGAGAGCCTGGCCGTGGCCCTGCGGCGCATGGGCGTGCGGGATATCGGCCGGCTGCCGGTGGTGGACCGGGACAATCCCCGGCGTCTGCTGGGCGTCCTGCGGCGGACGGATGTGATCCGGGCCTACGACCTGGCCTTGACTCGCCGGGAAGCCCTGCGCCACCGGGCCCATCAGGTGCGGTTGGGTGCGGTGAGCGGCCTGAACGTGGAAGAGATCCGCATCGGCCAGGGGGCACCCTGTGCCGGGCGGCGGGTGAGCGAGGTGCCGTGGCCTCGGGACTCGGTCATCGCCACCCTGCGACGCAAACGGAAGACCCTCATCCCCCACGGAGACACCGTGCTCCAGCCCGGGGACATCCTGGCTGTGGTGGCTGAAGGGGAGGCGCTGCAGGAAGTGCGCAGCCTTTGTGGCGACGGAGGCGCAGCACACCGTAACGGTCGAAAGTAA
- the xylB gene encoding xylulokinase, with protein MELLLGIDIGTTNVKAVLATPEGQVIAQASVSYPLAHPRPGWAEQDPADWWQGAVQVVRTLVARADVRPEQIQGIGVSGQGCAVTLLDGRGRVVRPAIIWMDSRAEPQCDVLRARCADVILQRNGKQPSPYNADPSLMWLRDHEPESLAAAQVSLTTTGYMNFRLTGRPVENLSDASILFAFDLATESWSEELIHCFGLPRHLYPQLVRCQEVIGPLTQQAAADLGLRPGIPVVGGGEDTSSAGLAIGVVSPGQALLSLGTAGTLYTVQDEPVVDRHLIAFLHVLEGQILLGGSMTAVGASLAWCRRWIGEELDYQALVTLAAQSRPGAGGLLYLPYLSGELQPINDGYARGLFFGLNMGTDRSDLVRAVLEGTAFAIRHNLQVTLDAGVAVHEIRAVGGPTRSRLWCQIIADVTGQPVSVLAEGAGAPLGNALLAAAGIGLIADAGATARRAARVQELFAPDPEAHALYDRLFPIYRSLYPALKEQFAALVRAAQA; from the coding sequence ATGGAACTGCTGCTGGGGATTGACATCGGCACCACCAATGTGAAGGCGGTGTTGGCCACCCCGGAAGGGCAGGTGATCGCCCAGGCCTCCGTTTCTTATCCCCTGGCCCATCCCCGCCCCGGGTGGGCAGAACAAGATCCTGCGGACTGGTGGCAGGGAGCTGTCCAGGTCGTCCGGACCCTGGTGGCCCGGGCCGATGTTCGGCCAGAGCAGATTCAGGGGATCGGCGTGAGTGGCCAGGGCTGTGCCGTCACCCTTCTGGATGGGCGTGGCCGCGTGGTTCGCCCGGCCATCATCTGGATGGACAGCCGGGCGGAACCCCAGTGTGATGTCTTGCGGGCCCGGTGTGCTGATGTCATCCTGCAGCGCAACGGCAAGCAGCCTTCTCCCTACAACGCGGATCCGTCCCTCATGTGGCTGCGCGACCACGAGCCGGAATCCCTGGCGGCGGCTCAGGTCAGCCTGACCACGACGGGATACATGAATTTTCGGCTGACAGGCCGGCCTGTGGAAAATCTCTCCGATGCCAGTATCCTTTTTGCGTTTGACCTGGCAACGGAGAGCTGGTCGGAGGAATTGATCCATTGTTTTGGCCTGCCCCGGCACCTGTACCCGCAGTTGGTGCGCTGTCAGGAGGTAATCGGCCCCTTAACTCAACAGGCTGCCGCGGATCTGGGGCTGAGGCCAGGTATCCCGGTGGTGGGCGGGGGCGAGGACACCTCATCAGCCGGGCTGGCCATTGGCGTGGTTTCTCCGGGCCAGGCTTTGCTGTCGCTGGGTACCGCCGGCACCCTGTACACCGTCCAGGATGAGCCGGTTGTGGACCGACACCTGATCGCCTTTCTACATGTGTTGGAGGGTCAGATTTTGTTGGGGGGCTCCATGACGGCGGTGGGCGCTTCCCTGGCCTGGTGTCGCCGCTGGATAGGGGAGGAGCTGGACTACCAGGCCCTGGTGACGTTGGCAGCCCAGAGCCGGCCTGGAGCAGGCGGCCTCCTCTACCTGCCTTACCTGAGTGGCGAGCTGCAACCCATCAATGATGGGTATGCCCGGGGTCTTTTCTTTGGGCTCAACATGGGGACCGACCGGAGTGATCTGGTGCGGGCTGTGCTGGAAGGGACGGCATTTGCCATCCGCCACAACTTGCAGGTGACCCTGGACGCAGGGGTAGCCGTTCACGAGATCCGGGCTGTGGGAGGGCCCACCCGGAGCCGCCTCTGGTGTCAGATCATCGCTGACGTGACAGGACAACCTGTCTCGGTGTTGGCAGAGGGAGCCGGGGCACCCTTGGGCAATGCCCTGCTGGCCGCAGCCGGTATTGGCCTGATCGCCGATGCCGGGGCCACTGCCCGTCGCGCAGCCCGGGTGCAGGAACTGTTCGCGCCGGATCCCGAGGCGCATGCCCTCTATGACCGCCTTTTTCCCATTTACCGTTCCCTCTATCCGGCTCTGAAAGAGCAATTTGCTGCTTTGGTTCGGGCGGCCCAAGCGTAG
- a CDS encoding extracellular solute-binding protein — translation MAFSHLSRRRFLKLSAVGGVGLALAACAAPAAPGGSEQAESAAAPAQETTTIRFMSRAGARYLPTYEEVLATDFREQNPNIEVQIEPAPDGWQDKLLAQMVAGTAVDIFQAWGNIFFNWTERDLILDVQPYVDLTMTDEEVADYNEFQWEGLVMRGIRVGMPKYINLMTVTINKDLFDRYDVEYPPEDGEWDHDDYYDMARRLTEAARKEGEENRWGGWIPAWAWDRFWYRVDMFGGRVVDEKYGTKCMLDTPESQAALQWIWDGMWKDNYFAQPAQVENQWFRAAMTPGFVCMAESGTYPISTEDELRPAFRWDMRHVPKGPTGIRKVLGTTDAWSITKQTKHPDEAWAVLKFLSGPIFQRKAIVGAEGIIPVLKSLISTFIDDVRALRPELEDVRLETIQEILDWGYAEDTFWFKNQNAAYEIINPALEKVYIVGDVGPEYFIEICQQVNESQMES, via the coding sequence ATGGCGTTTTCCCATCTTTCCCGCCGGCGATTCTTGAAACTGTCGGCCGTGGGCGGAGTTGGCCTGGCCCTGGCGGCCTGCGCGGCTCCGGCGGCGCCAGGAGGCAGCGAGCAGGCAGAGAGTGCTGCTGCTCCTGCCCAGGAGACCACTACCATCCGCTTTATGTCTCGAGCGGGAGCCCGCTATTTGCCCACCTATGAAGAGGTCCTGGCCACCGACTTCCGGGAGCAGAACCCCAACATCGAGGTCCAGATCGAACCGGCGCCCGATGGCTGGCAGGACAAATTGCTGGCGCAGATGGTGGCGGGCACCGCCGTGGACATCTTCCAGGCCTGGGGCAATATCTTCTTCAACTGGACGGAGCGAGACCTGATCCTGGATGTTCAGCCCTATGTGGACCTGACCATGACCGACGAGGAAGTCGCCGACTACAACGAGTTCCAGTGGGAAGGTCTGGTGATGCGTGGGATCCGGGTCGGCATGCCCAAATACATCAACCTGATGACGGTCACCATCAACAAGGATCTTTTCGACCGCTACGACGTGGAATATCCGCCAGAAGACGGGGAGTGGGACCACGACGATTACTACGACATGGCCAGGCGGCTGACCGAGGCAGCCCGCAAGGAGGGCGAAGAAAACCGATGGGGCGGCTGGATTCCAGCCTGGGCCTGGGATCGCTTCTGGTACCGGGTGGACATGTTCGGCGGCCGGGTGGTCGACGAGAAATACGGCACCAAATGCATGTTGGACACGCCCGAATCCCAGGCAGCGCTGCAATGGATCTGGGACGGTATGTGGAAGGACAACTATTTTGCCCAACCGGCCCAGGTGGAGAACCAGTGGTTCCGGGCTGCCATGACCCCGGGCTTCGTCTGTATGGCCGAGAGCGGCACCTATCCCATCTCTACCGAAGACGAACTGCGCCCTGCCTTCCGCTGGGATATGCGCCACGTGCCCAAGGGGCCCACGGGCATTCGCAAGGTCTTGGGCACGACAGATGCCTGGTCCATCACCAAACAGACCAAGCATCCAGACGAGGCCTGGGCCGTGCTCAAGTTCCTCTCAGGTCCCATCTTCCAGCGCAAGGCCATCGTGGGCGCCGAGGGTATTATCCCCGTGCTCAAGTCCTTGATCAGCACGTTCATCGACGACGTGCGGGCCCTGCGGCCGGAGCTGGAGGACGTCCGCCTGGAGACCATCCAGGAGATCCTGGATTGGGGCTATGCAGAGGATACCTTCTGGTTCAAGAACCAGAACGCCGCCTACGAGATTATTAACCCGGCGCTGGAAAAAGTATACATAGTGGGTGACGTGGGTCCCGAGTATTTCATCGAGATCTGCCAACAGGTCAACGAATCTCAGATGGAAAGCTGA